One window of the Pedobacter ginsengisoli genome contains the following:
- a CDS encoding c-type cytochrome — translation MLQVGRLKKLHFLYNCGLLLIVTYLVACNNSEVKTIQPKTDYIHEIPGKNDTIPVAIAQKGEVLIAYSDCYTCHKEEKRSVGPAFKDIAKRYPVQRVYIDMLAQKVISGGKGAWGSATMIDHPKVPIEEAKLMVSYILSLK, via the coding sequence ATGCTTCAGGTAGGTCGGCTAAAAAAGTTGCATTTTTTGTACAACTGTGGCTTACTGTTAATAGTCACTTACCTGGTAGCCTGCAACAACTCTGAAGTTAAAACAATACAGCCAAAAACTGACTATATCCACGAAATACCAGGAAAAAACGACACCATTCCTGTTGCGATAGCTCAAAAAGGCGAAGTCCTTATTGCCTATTCGGATTGCTATACCTGTCATAAAGAAGAAAAAAGATCAGTAGGGCCTGCTTTTAAAGATATAGCCAAAAGATACCCCGTACAGCGTGTTTATATCGATATGCTTGCTCAAAAGGTGATTAGCGGTGGAAAAGGAGCTTGGGGAAGTGCAACAATGATCGATCACCCCAAGGTACCAATTGAGGAGGCTAAGCTAATGGTTAGCTACATTCTGTCTTTAAAATAA
- a CDS encoding phosphoribosylglycinamide formyltransferase — translation MKKRIAIFASGSGSNAQKLMEHFKNNPEVEIALVLTNNPDAYVLQRSDNFEIPSHIFDRHEFYQTDNIIDLLKNLDVDLIVLAGFLWLIPKNLINEYPGRIVNIHPAILPKFGGKGMYGDHVHNAVMAAKETEGGITIHYVDENYDEGEYIYQARYRIDKDDNLEMIKFKGQQLEHQHYPRIIDGIIKKIKK, via the coding sequence ATGAAAAAACGTATAGCCATATTTGCCTCAGGGTCAGGATCTAACGCTCAAAAATTAATGGAGCATTTTAAAAACAACCCTGAAGTAGAAATCGCATTGGTGCTGACAAACAACCCTGACGCCTACGTATTACAGCGCTCGGATAACTTTGAAATCCCTTCTCATATTTTTGACAGGCATGAATTTTATCAAACTGATAATATCATAGACCTGTTAAAAAATCTGGATGTAGATTTGATTGTATTAGCCGGATTTTTATGGCTGATCCCCAAAAACTTAATTAATGAGTACCCTGGCCGTATTGTAAATATACACCCTGCTATTTTACCTAAGTTTGGCGGAAAAGGAATGTATGGAGATCATGTACATAATGCTGTGATGGCAGCCAAAGAAACTGAGGGTGGTATAACAATACATTATGTTGATGAAAACTACGATGAAGGCGAATACATTTACCAGGCAAGATACCGTATTGATAAAGATGACAATCTGGAAATGATTAAGTTTAAAGGGCAGCAACTGGAACATCAGCATTATCCCCGCATTATAGATGGCATTATTAAAAAAATTAAAAAATAA
- the rpsT gene encoding 30S ribosomal protein S20 — MANHKSSIKRIRANATKRLRNRYQAKTTRTFIKRLRAAEDKKTGLELLPKVVSMLDRLAKKNVIHKNKAANNKSKLTKFVNGLK; from the coding sequence ATGGCAAATCATAAATCTTCAATAAAAAGAATTAGAGCAAACGCAACTAAACGTTTACGTAATAGATATCAAGCAAAAACCACTCGTACGTTTATTAAAAGACTACGTGCTGCTGAAGATAAAAAAACAGGACTAGAATTGCTTCCTAAAGTTGTTTCTATGTTAGATCGTTTAGCCAAAAAGAACGTTATTCACAAAAATAAAGCAGCTAACAACAAATCTAAATTAACTAAGTTTGTTAATGGCTTAAAATAA
- the radC gene encoding RadC family protein, with protein sequence MKPYQPKLGIKLWAEADRPREKLLLHGRRHLTDAELIAILIGSGSRNESAVDLSKRILAEYENDLDALGKVSVKHLSKFKGIGEAKAISIIAALELGRRRKNSEATDVVNIRTSRDAFEVLLPVFADLNHEEFWILILNHANRVIGKQLVSKGGLSGTVADPKIIFKTAIEHNAAFIILAHNHPSGNLKPSVQDLSITRKLVEGGKMLELQVLDHIIVTDRAYYSFGDEGLI encoded by the coding sequence ATGAAACCATATCAACCAAAATTGGGTATAAAATTGTGGGCAGAGGCCGATAGGCCTCGCGAAAAGCTATTGCTTCATGGCCGCAGGCATTTAACGGATGCCGAACTTATTGCCATTTTAATTGGATCGGGCAGCCGAAATGAGAGTGCGGTTGATTTAAGTAAGCGCATACTTGCAGAGTATGAGAATGATTTGGATGCATTGGGGAAGGTTTCTGTTAAACATCTTTCGAAATTTAAAGGAATTGGGGAAGCAAAAGCCATATCCATAATTGCAGCATTGGAACTTGGCAGAAGGAGAAAGAATAGTGAAGCCACAGATGTGGTTAATATAAGAACATCAAGGGATGCATTTGAAGTATTGCTTCCTGTGTTTGCCGATCTAAACCATGAAGAGTTTTGGATACTGATCTTAAATCACGCAAATAGAGTAATCGGTAAGCAGCTGGTGAGCAAAGGAGGGCTGTCTGGTACTGTAGCTGACCCTAAAATTATTTTTAAAACTGCAATTGAGCATAATGCAGCTTTTATTATTCTTGCCCACAACCATCCTTCAGGAAATTTAAAGCCAAGCGTGCAGGATTTAAGCATTACCAGAAAGTTGGTTGAAGGAGGAAAGATGCTTGAATTACAGGTGTTAGACCATATCATTGTAACCGATAGGGCATATTA